One stretch of Punica granatum isolate Tunisia-2019 chromosome 5, ASM765513v2, whole genome shotgun sequence DNA includes these proteins:
- the LOC116209580 gene encoding cysteine-rich receptor-like protein kinase 10 isoform X2, translating to MSRNEIEQKNLSFSFIFIAAAVASVITSVVGCFLMQRRGRKSKNHIQEDPIVKSRISELHALQFPLCTIEVTTNSFSSDNKLGEGGFGPVYKGKLPSGQEIAAKRLSRGSGQGVQEFKNEIELVAKLQHRNLVRLLGFSLEREETILVYEYVPNGSLDHILFDSKISGRLDWSRRYKITVGVARGLLYLHEDSRLRIIHRDLKASNILLDADMNPKISDFGMARMFGADQIEASTNRIVGTYDYMSPEYIMFGHFSTKSDVFSFGVLVLEIITGKKNSSFDPQNSDEGLLGYVWKHWSEGISLKLVDPALGNSYATNKVIKCFHIGLLCVQDDPEDRPTMDSVILMLSSESTSLPLPQRPSFFFPSRKHKQTPLSLNLLQSTEKLTSWSANEEAVHTEPRPRWQI from the exons atgtcaAGAAACGAAATTGAGCAGAAGAACTTGTCTTTCTCATTCATCTTCATCG CTGCAGCAGTTGCGTCCGTGATAACTTCAGTCGTGGGCTGCTTTCTGATGCAAAGGAGAGGCAGGAAGAGCAAGAATCACATACAAGAAGATCCGATCG TCAAGAGCAGGATTTCAGAACTACATGCCCTGCAATTTCCCCTGTGTACTATCGAAGTGACCACAAACAGTTTCTCAAGCGACAACAAACTAGGGGAAGGAGGATTCGGTCCTGTGTACAAG GGGAAACTTCCTAGCGGGCAAGAAATAGCTGCAAAGAGGCTGTCACGTGGCTCGGGACAAGGTGTACAAGAGTTCAAGAACGAGATCGAACTCGTTGCGAAGCTTCAACACAGGAATCTCGTGAGGCTGTTGGGTTTCTCCTTGGAAAGGGAAGAGACAATCCTTGTCTATGAATATGTCCCAAATGGAAGTCTCGACCACATCTTATTCG ATTCGAAGATTAGCGGGAGACTGGATTGGTCAAGGCGATATAAGATCACAGTGGGTGTTGCACGTGGGCTTCTCTACCTTCATGAAGATTCTCGGCTTAGAATCATTCACCGGGATCTCAAAGCCAGCAACATCTTATTAGATGCAGATATGAACCCGAAGATTTCTGATTTTGGCATGGCCAGGATGTTCGGTGCAGACCAGATTGAAGCTAGCACAAACAGAATCGTTGGAACATA TGATTACATGTCTCCCGAGTACATAATGTTTGGGCACTTCTCAACAAAATCAGACGTCTTCAGCTTCGGAGTGTTGGTACTTGAGATCATAACTGGCAAGAAGAATAGCAGCTTCGACCCGCAAAACTCTGATGAAGGCCTTTTGGGATAT GTTTGGAAACACTGGAGCGAAGGGATTTCCTTGAAACTGGTCGACCCGGCCCTAGGCAACTCTTATGCCACAAACAAAGTAATTAAATGTTTTCATATTGGCTTGCTTTGTGTACAAGACGACCCAGAAGACCGCCCCACAATGGACTCGGTCATTCTCATGCTCAGCAGCGAGTCCACTAGCCTACCATTGCCTCAACGACCCTCATTCTTCTTCCCAAGCAGAAAGCATAAGCAAACGCCGCTGAGCTTGAACCTCCTCCAATCCACAGAAAAATTGACCTCTTGGTCAGCAAATGAAGAAGCAGTCCATACTGAACCCAGGCCTCGGTGGCAAATTTAA
- the LOC116209580 gene encoding cysteine-rich receptor-like protein kinase 10 isoform X1 produces MSRNEIEQKNLSFSFIFIGTKRFPTRMVVLVVAAAVASVITSVVGCFLMQRRGRKSKNHIQEDPIVKSRISELHALQFPLCTIEVTTNSFSSDNKLGEGGFGPVYKGKLPSGQEIAAKRLSRGSGQGVQEFKNEIELVAKLQHRNLVRLLGFSLEREETILVYEYVPNGSLDHILFDSKISGRLDWSRRYKITVGVARGLLYLHEDSRLRIIHRDLKASNILLDADMNPKISDFGMARMFGADQIEASTNRIVGTYDYMSPEYIMFGHFSTKSDVFSFGVLVLEIITGKKNSSFDPQNSDEGLLGYVWKHWSEGISLKLVDPALGNSYATNKVIKCFHIGLLCVQDDPEDRPTMDSVILMLSSESTSLPLPQRPSFFFPSRKHKQTPLSLNLLQSTEKLTSWSANEEAVHTEPRPRWQI; encoded by the exons atgtcaAGAAACGAAATTGAGCAGAAGAACTTGTCTTTCTCATTCATCTTCATCG GGACAAAGAGATTTCCGACAAGAATGGTCGTTCTGGTTGTAGCTGCAGCAGTTGCGTCCGTGATAACTTCAGTCGTGGGCTGCTTTCTGATGCAAAGGAGAGGCAGGAAGAGCAAGAATCACATACAAGAAGATCCGATCG TCAAGAGCAGGATTTCAGAACTACATGCCCTGCAATTTCCCCTGTGTACTATCGAAGTGACCACAAACAGTTTCTCAAGCGACAACAAACTAGGGGAAGGAGGATTCGGTCCTGTGTACAAG GGGAAACTTCCTAGCGGGCAAGAAATAGCTGCAAAGAGGCTGTCACGTGGCTCGGGACAAGGTGTACAAGAGTTCAAGAACGAGATCGAACTCGTTGCGAAGCTTCAACACAGGAATCTCGTGAGGCTGTTGGGTTTCTCCTTGGAAAGGGAAGAGACAATCCTTGTCTATGAATATGTCCCAAATGGAAGTCTCGACCACATCTTATTCG ATTCGAAGATTAGCGGGAGACTGGATTGGTCAAGGCGATATAAGATCACAGTGGGTGTTGCACGTGGGCTTCTCTACCTTCATGAAGATTCTCGGCTTAGAATCATTCACCGGGATCTCAAAGCCAGCAACATCTTATTAGATGCAGATATGAACCCGAAGATTTCTGATTTTGGCATGGCCAGGATGTTCGGTGCAGACCAGATTGAAGCTAGCACAAACAGAATCGTTGGAACATA TGATTACATGTCTCCCGAGTACATAATGTTTGGGCACTTCTCAACAAAATCAGACGTCTTCAGCTTCGGAGTGTTGGTACTTGAGATCATAACTGGCAAGAAGAATAGCAGCTTCGACCCGCAAAACTCTGATGAAGGCCTTTTGGGATAT GTTTGGAAACACTGGAGCGAAGGGATTTCCTTGAAACTGGTCGACCCGGCCCTAGGCAACTCTTATGCCACAAACAAAGTAATTAAATGTTTTCATATTGGCTTGCTTTGTGTACAAGACGACCCAGAAGACCGCCCCACAATGGACTCGGTCATTCTCATGCTCAGCAGCGAGTCCACTAGCCTACCATTGCCTCAACGACCCTCATTCTTCTTCCCAAGCAGAAAGCATAAGCAAACGCCGCTGAGCTTGAACCTCCTCCAATCCACAGAAAAATTGACCTCTTGGTCAGCAAATGAAGAAGCAGTCCATACTGAACCCAGGCCTCGGTGGCAAATTTAA
- the LOC116209579 gene encoding putative receptor-like protein kinase At4g00960 produces MRGISLCLLILTFLALGAESNTPRLSRYRCSNSNTTSTSFKADRDLVLHSLSSNSKTQTGYSNTSSGAVYGSILCRGDLNPDACEECVVNATEMAVRLCHGSEWAILWFDQCMLRYSDHNFFSSMEREPSLDEYNKEPVVGPEQFMAVLEKTMGQLVNKLGAKYSRVKKYVTKDVKINAKQTLYTMAQCTPDINKTGCMNCLETADHKLQTIDKEKIGGRVLLPSCFVRFEIYEFYGINSKGTKEFSTTVVLVIAAAVAFMMTCLMGCLLMQRKGRKAKDHIEEDPIVGTGISELHALQFPLCSIEAATNSFSSNNKLGEGGFGPVYKGKLPCGSEIAAKRLSQASGQGVQEFENEIELVAKLQHRNLVRLLGFSLEREETILIYEYVPKGSLDHSLFDPKISGILDWSRRYKITVGVARGLLYLHEDSRLRIIHRDLKASNILLDAEMNAKISDFGMARIFGADQIEASTNRIVGTYGYMSPEYIMFGHFSTKSDVFSFGVLVLEIITGKKNSGFHPQNFDEGLLGYVWKHWSEGIPLKLVDPALGNSYSANEVIRCIHIGLLCVQDDPDDRPTVDSVIRMLNSESTSLPLPQRPSFFFPSRKHKQPLPNSNLEQATENEALHTELVPR; encoded by the exons ATGAGGGGCATTTCTCTCTGTCTTCTCATCCTCACCTTCCTCGCCCTCGGAGCTGAATCGAACACCCCCAGATTAAGCAGATACCGATGCTCAAACTCGAACACGACATCCACATCTTTTAAGGCAGACCGTGACCTCGTCCTTCACTCCCTTTCCTCCAACTCAAAAACTCAAACCGGGTACAGTAACACAAGTTCTGGCGCCGTCTATGGCAGTATCCTGTGCAGGGGAGACCTCAACCCGGATGCGTGCGAGGAATGCGTGGTGAACGCAACGGAGATGGCTGTTAGACTTTGCCACGGGTCTGAATGGGCTATTCTGTGGTTCGACCAGTGCATGCTCCGGTACTCTGATCACAACTTCTTCTCGTCCATGGAGAGAGAGCCTTCTTTGGATGAGTACAATAAGGAGCCCGTGGTCGGGCCTGAGCAGTTCATGGCTGTGTTAGAGAAAACAATGGGGCAGCTTGTGAACAAATTGGGGGCTAAGTATTCAAGAGTTAAGAAGTACGTGACGAAGGATGTGAAGATTAATGCGAAGCAGACTCTTTACACTATGGCCCAGTGCACGCCTGACATAAACAAGACCGGTTGTATGAATTGTCTTGAGACTGCTGACCATAAACTCCAGACCATTGACAAGGAGAAAATTGGAGGAAGAGTTCTACTTCCTTCTTGTTTTGTGAGGTTCGAGATCTACGAATTTTATGGGATCAATTCAAAAG GGACGAAGGAATTTTCAACGACTGTCGTTTTGGTTATAGCTGCAGCAGTAGCGTTCATGATGACATGTCTCATGGGCTGCCTTCTGATGCAAAGGAAAGGCAGGAAGGCGAAAGATCACATTGAAGAAGATCCAATTG TTGGGACTGGAATTTCGGAACTACATGCCCTGCAATTCCCACTGTGTAGCATCGAAGCGGCCACGAACAGTTTCTCAAGCAACAACAAATTAGGGGAAGGAGGATTCGGTCCTGTTTACAAG GGGAAACTTCCATGCGGGTCAGAAATAGCTGCAAAGAGGCTGTCACAGGCCTCAGGACAAGGCGTGCAAGAGTTCGAGAACGAGATCGAACTCGTTGCGAAGCTTCAACACAGGAATCTCGTGAGGCTGTTGGGTTTCTCCTTGGAAAGGGAAGAGACAATCCTTATCTATGAATATGTCCCAAAAGGAAGCCTCGACCACTCCTTGTTTG ATCCAAAGATTAGCGGGATATTGGATTGGTCAAGGAGGTACAAGATTACGGTTGGTGTTGCACGTGGGCTTCTCTACCTTCATGAAGATTCTCGGCTCAGAATCATTCACCGGGATCTCAAAGCCAGCAACATCTTATTAGATGCAGAAATGAATGCGAAGATTTCTGATTTCGGTATGGCCAGGATATTCGGTGCTGACCAGATTGAAGCCAGCACAAACAGAATCGTCGGGACATA TGGTTACATGTCTCCTGAGTACATAATGTTTGGGCACTTCTCGACAAAATCAGACGTCTTCAGCTTCGGAGTGTTGGTCCTTGAGATCATAACTGGCAAGAAGAATAGCGGTTTCCACCCGCAAAACTTCGATGAAGGCCTTCTGGGATAT GTTTGGAAACATTGGAGTGAAGGGATCCCCTTGAAACTGGTCGACCCAGCCCTAGGCAACTCTTACTCAGCAAACGAAGTAATTAGATGCATCCATATCGGCTTGCTTTGTGTTCAAGACGACCCAGATGACCGTCCCACAGTGGACTCAGTCATTCGCATGCTCAACAGTGAGTCCACTAGCCTACCATTGCCTCAACGACCCTCATTCTTCTTCCCTAGCAGAAAGCATAAGCAACCGCTGCCGAACTCGAACCTTGAACAAGCCACAGAAAATGAAGCTCTGCATACTGAACTCGTGCCACGCTAG
- the LOC116209146 gene encoding uncharacterized protein LOC116209146 has translation MRKAFDYEGVVAVDSRWKRALQVAESSQGTEMINIPVNAPSVKVEPENHCSQIANAGPENNWARKLFGGAEQEVKHHWPQIIEGRKFVKPPKAVFEAGATRWRNALVGQIVGKKIQLSQIYSTVNYLWGQRDGVKVFELENGLILFDFTNTAQRDWVLHCGPWQIHHCPLILRPWKKDFPMWVTFSKVPLELMTHQGLCYVASAVGRPLSLGNSEVKMSVANSTVVCVEVDVQEELHARVEVMMHDEQSVKIHVEYPRIKEGSDLRRPATKKWIRKEMSNSGERNEGNNRKTKQNAEDDMDKSPVKILTSVYPVHKQFSVVDNNVACPKNVKSPEKRRDRQESSSEGYFAPKEARPAVPGFNEVTQNIKRGQRRGKKVDGVAKGQATGPDWVLIHNYSQHALGRIWILADISINVSVVKRTEQCIHCGIHSKVSSARFWLIVVYAANTIAPREALWSSRKGMSNLVVSSSWIVVGDFNVVKETTEASNSDDSDLSGMLSFWKMLEDTDLHDHKWLVEFLAPLLADHSPGLTTVLLQKPETRRSFKFFNFWTEHPKNEELVGKCWTVRVQGNPMFVLYKKLKLLRMVLKGFNKQYYWDNSKRVIDARIQLEEKARIEWLSLGDSNIGLFHKAVKIISARNTLKQMVTEDGRLLTDVRDIASDAVTFYQKLLGSKDFSVDSSVEELRTFLSYRLNEAHKLQCVLPDFIVPDQSAFVKRRCVGDNILMAHELVKGYQREGISPRCAIKADVMEAFGSVNWDFVRNIFKVIEVPDKFSSWVMECISGAYFSVNVNGGMEGYFKGFKGLRQGEPDSLKSIMEIFDRFYKMSGLKFNPAKSEILCGGIKREVVQKMLQISQFKLGTLPVQYLGVPLIPRRLTYNDCRPLIEKITQRIDNWASKKLSYAGRLQLIQSVVHSLVKFWCSAFILPKKVIRAVEQKCKAYLWRGKDGYARGSNVKGD, from the exons ATGAGGAAAGCTTTTGACTACGAG GGAGTAGTTGCTGTTGATTCAAGGTGGAAACGAGCCCTGCAAGTTGCTGAAAGCAGTCAGGGGACGGAGATGATCAATATTCCAGTCAATGCACCTAGTGTCAAGGTTGAACCTGAAAATCACTGCTCTCAGATTGCAAATGCAGGACCGGAAAATAATTGGGCGCGGAAGCTGTTTGGTGGTGCAGAGCAAGAAGTGAAACATCATTGGCCACAGATTATCGAAGGAAGGAAGTTCGTCAAACCGCCGAAAGCAGTTTTTGAAGCTGGTGCTACCAGATGGAGGAATGCTCTTGTTGGCCAGATTGTGGGTAAGAAGATTCAACTCAGTCAGATATATTCCACTGTCAATTACTTGTGGGGTCAGAGGGATGGAGTGAAGGTGTTTGAGCTTGAGAATGGTCTGATCCTCTTCGATTTTACTAATACCGCACAAAGGGATTGGGTTTTGCATTGTGGTCCTTGGCAGATTCATCATTGTCCTTTAATTCTTAGGCCATGGAAGAAGGATTTTCCAATGTGGGTGACATTTTCCAAAGTTCCTCTAGAATTGATGACTCATCAGGGCTTATGCTATGTTGCTAGTGCAGTTGGTCGACCTCTGAGTTTAGGGAACTCAGAGGTTAAAATGTCTGTTGCTAATTCAACCGTGGTGTGTGTGGAAGTAGATGTTCAGGAGGAGCTCCATGCTCGGGTTGAAGTCATGATGCATGATGAGCAGTCAGTGAAGATTCATGTTGAGTACCCACGCATAAAAGAGGGCTCTGATTTGAGGAGGCCTGCAACTAAGAAATGGATCAGGAAGGAGATGTCTAATTCTGGTGAAAGGAATGAAGGAAATAATCGGAAGACGAAACAAAATGCTGAGGACGATATGGATAAGAGTCCTGTTAAAATTCTAACTTCAGTGTATCCTGTGCATAAGCAGTTTTCTGTTGTTGATAATAATGTGGCATGTCCTAAGAACGTCAAGTCCCCCGAAAAAAGGAG GGATAGGCAGGAGTCAAGTTCAGAAGGATATTTTGCCCCCAAGGAAGCAAGGCCTGCAGTTCCAGGCTTTAATGAGGTAACGCAGAACATCAAGCGAGGGCAGAGGAGGGGGAAGAAAGTCGATGGTGTGGCTAAGGGTCAAGCAACTGGCCCAG ATTGGGTCCTGATTCATAACTACAGCCAACATGCCTTGGGGAGAATATGGATTCTGGCTGATATTTCTATTAATGTGTCTGTGGTTAAAAGGACAGAACAATGTATTCACTGTGGCATCCATTCAAAGGTCTCATCTGCTCGTTTTTGGCTAATAGTGGTGTATGCTGCTAATACTATTGCTCCCCGTGAAGCTCTTTGGTCCTCGAGAAAAGGAATGTCGAACCTGGTAGTTAGTTCCTCTTGGATAGTAGTTGGAGACTTCAATGTGGTTAAAGAGACAACTGAAGCTAGCAACTCTGATGACAGTGATTTGTCTGGAATGCTGAGTTTTTGGAAGATGTTGGAAGATACTGACCTGCATGACCATAAGTGGTTAG TTGAGTTCTTGGCCCCCCTTCTCGCAGATCATAGTCCAGGTCTAACAACAGTGTTACTTCAGAAGCCTGAGACTCGACGCTCCTTCaagttttttaatttctgGACTGAGCATCCCAAGAATGAGGAGTTGGTTGGTAAGTGTTGGACTGTGAGAGTGCAAGGCAATCCCATGTTTGTTCTTTATAAGAAACTCAAGCTGCTGAGGATGGTGCTCAAAGGTTTTAACAAGCAGTATTACTGGGATAATTCTAAAAGAGTAATTGATGCTCGAATCCAGCTCGAAGAA AAGGCTCGTATAGAGTGGCTCTCTTTAGGAGACAGCAACATTGGTCTTTTCCATAAGGCTGTCAAGATCATAAGCGCAAGAAATACACTGAAGCAAATGGTCACTGAGGATGGGAGGCTACTCACGGATGTAAGGGACATTGCTTCTGATGCTGTGACGTTTTATCAGAAGTTGCTGGGATCTAAGGACTTCTCAGTTGACAGCTCAGTAGAGGAACTCAGAACATTTCTTAGTTACAGATTGAATGAAGCACACAA GTTGCAGTGCGTCCTCCCTGATTTTATTGTTCCCGATCAAAGTGCTTTTGTCAAAAGAAGGTGCGTTGGGGACAACATACTAATGGCTCATGAGCTTGTGAAAGGTTATCAAAGAGAGGGAATATCTCCAAGATGTGCTATAAAGGCTGATGTTATGGAAGCGTTTGGCTCAGTTAATTGGGATTTTGTTAGAAATATCTTCAAGGTGATTGAGGTCCCAGATAAATTTTCTAGTTGGGTCATGGAGTGCATTTCAGGAGCTTACTTCTCTGTCAACGTTAATGGGGGCATGGAGGGGTACTTCAAAGGCTTCAAAGGATTGAGACAAG GTGAGCCTGACTCTTTGAAGTCCATTATGGAGATTTTTGACAGGTTTTATAAGATGTCAGGTCTTAAGTTTAATCCTgcaaaatctgaaattttatgtGGAGGCATTAAAAGGGAGGTGGTTCAGAAAATGCTGCAGATCAGTCAGTTTAAGTTGGGAACCCTACCTGTGCAATATTTGGGTGTGCCATTAATCCCTAGAAGACTCACATACAATGATTGTAGGCCACTCATTGAAAAGATAACCCAAAGAATTGATAATTGGGCATCTAAGAAGCTCTCATATGCAGGAAGACTCCAATTAATACAATCCGTTGTTCACTCCCTTGTGAAGTTTTGGTGCAGTGCCTTCATTTTGCCCAAGAAAGTCATAAGGGCTGTGGAGCAAAAATGTAAGGCATATCTGTGGAGAGGGAAGGATGGGTATGCAAGGGGGTCAAATGTGAAGGGGGACTGA